From Helicobacter sp. MIT 21-1697, a single genomic window includes:
- a CDS encoding efflux RND transporter periplasmic adaptor subunit, translating into MKKCLYLLSLVVSFAWCYEEVSISQEELAKNGIKVIALNQAFNTKGVPFNALIDFDDKTSSTQSSSFNAIVVNIYKREGESVNEGDLICDISSNDLSAMFFELTNAQERLKIASENERKDKSLYKAGVISKREYQLSYLAMNELRLKLNEIKSKLDLLGIDPNFIKNGAQGKYGFPVVAKASGILSVAPKQSGEKIEAFTPYVRISRHTDKGSGNLLGRIRIPLHISHNIQKGAPVFDDNGTKIGEIENLSVVIDKTSNTILATANIYDTRFKVGEIVEVYIDGSLPKGTILIPSSAVIKNGNDYLIFVQSAKGFKPTKIQKVEERDNSFVIEPQGLNNQMKIAIGNIISLKGMMDGLGSE; encoded by the coding sequence GTGAAAAAATGCTTATATTTATTATCCCTTGTAGTAAGCTTTGCTTGGTGTTATGAAGAAGTATCTATCTCTCAAGAAGAACTTGCAAAAAATGGTATAAAAGTTATTGCTCTCAATCAAGCCTTTAACACTAAAGGTGTGCCTTTCAATGCACTTATTGATTTTGATGATAAAACCTCAAGCACACAAAGTTCAAGCTTTAATGCTATTGTAGTCAATATCTATAAGCGTGAAGGTGAGAGCGTTAATGAGGGAGATTTAATTTGTGATATTAGTTCTAATGACTTAAGCGCAATGTTTTTTGAGCTTACCAATGCGCAAGAGCGTCTTAAAATTGCCTCTGAAAATGAACGCAAAGACAAATCCCTTTATAAAGCCGGAGTCATCTCAAAACGCGAATATCAGCTTAGCTATCTTGCAATGAATGAATTGCGATTAAAACTCAATGAAATCAAATCAAAACTAGATTTATTGGGTATTGACCCAAATTTTATTAAAAATGGTGCGCAAGGAAAATATGGCTTTCCAGTTGTTGCAAAAGCTTCTGGGATTCTCTCGGTTGCCCCTAAGCAAAGTGGCGAAAAAATTGAAGCTTTTACCCCTTATGTAAGAATTTCTCGGCATACAGATAAGGGTAGCGGTAATCTCCTTGGGCGCATTAGAATCCCTTTGCATATTTCACACAATATTCAAAAGGGTGCGCCCGTTTTTGATGATAATGGCACAAAAATTGGTGAGATTGAAAATCTTTCAGTTGTGATTGATAAGACTTCAAATACTATTCTTGCTACTGCTAATATCTATGACACACGATTTAAGGTAGGTGAAATAGTGGAAGTATATATTGATGGCTCTTTACCTAAAGGGACGATTCTTATCCCTTCATCAGCAGTGATTAAAAATGGCAATGACTATCTTATTTTCGTTCAGAGTGCTAAAGGCTTCAAACCTACTAAGATTCAAAAAGTTGAAGAACGAGATAATAGCTTTGTGATTGAGCCTCAAGGATTAAATAACCAAATGAAAATTGCCATAGGCAATATTATTAGCCTTAAAGGTATGATGGACGGATTAGGGAGCGAATAA
- a CDS encoding AMIN domain-containing protein has protein sequence MKKKILVWVLLSVWLCVNTLGARENPFKSVITPKLEEHQAPSIHQDPLSSVEFVLPSTARVLKSVQVTYQNLDGSIESKTIQLDESVDWHYPLLIAQKAQGATYNAENRFKLGEFELIINKSSLFIATRKKLLRDFILPKPYRLMLDIEGVKSNESQKIKIGKKYFSDAEISTHEGFYRISIGFDGRYKPVITPQRDGFVIALE, from the coding sequence TTGAAAAAGAAAATATTAGTTTGGGTATTGTTATCTGTATGGTTGTGTGTAAATACATTAGGAGCAAGAGAGAATCCTTTTAAATCTGTTATTACGCCAAAACTTGAAGAACATCAAGCACCAAGCATACATCAAGACCCTCTTTCAAGTGTAGAATTTGTGTTGCCAAGCACAGCTAGAGTGTTAAAAAGTGTGCAAGTAACTTATCAGAATCTTGATGGTTCAATTGAAAGCAAAACTATTCAGCTTGATGAGAGCGTAGATTGGCATTATCCTTTACTCATTGCACAAAAGGCTCAAGGTGCTACATATAATGCAGAGAATCGCTTTAAACTCGGTGAATTTGAGCTTATTATTAACAAGAGCAGTCTTTTTATTGCTACACGAAAAAAATTGTTGCGTGATTTTATTTTGCCTAAACCATATCGGCTTATGCTTGATATTGAAGGTGTAAAAAGTAATGAAAGTCAAAAGATTAAAATTGGTAAAAAATATTTTAGTGATGCAGAGATTTCAACACACGAAGGATTCTATAGAATCTCTATCGGATTTGATGGGCGTTATAAGCCTGTCATTACTCCTCAACGCGATGGTTTTGTGATTGCTTTGGAGTAG
- the eno gene encoding phosphopyruvate hydratase, producing the protein MVYIEAIDAQEVMDSRGNPTIRAAVRLSDGTRAAAIVPSGASTGKREALELRDGDKERYLGKGVLKACANIKTEIAAQLDGVSPYDQSKIDLILKKIDGTENYSELGANATLGVSMAIARASAQSLRLPLYRYLGGSNALTLPTPMLNIINGGSHADNTVDFQEYMIMPLGFDTFAESLRASAEIYHHLKAILKGNGHITSIGDEGGFAPNLKNNEEPIEIILKAIEQAGYKPLDEIAIALDVASSELVDENGMYHLAGEGKVLDSAGMIAYYENLVAKYPIVSIEDGLSEDDWEGWKLLTQKLGDKIQLVGDDLFVTNKKILQEGIEKNIANAILIKPNQIGSVSETMQSVRLAQRNNYKCIMSHRSGESEDTFIADFAVALNTGEIKTGSTARSERIAKYNRLLEIEREISDAEYIGKTLFKH; encoded by the coding sequence ATGGTTTATATTGAAGCAATTGATGCACAAGAAGTAATGGATAGTCGTGGGAATCCAACAATTAGGGCAGCAGTAAGGTTGAGTGATGGCACAAGAGCAGCAGCTATTGTGCCAAGTGGTGCAAGCACAGGCAAAAGAGAAGCCCTTGAATTGCGTGATGGTGATAAAGAACGTTATCTTGGCAAAGGTGTGCTCAAGGCTTGTGCAAATATTAAAACCGAAATTGCTGCACAGCTTGATGGGGTATCACCCTATGATCAAAGTAAAATTGATTTGATTTTAAAGAAAATTGATGGCACAGAAAATTATTCAGAACTTGGAGCAAATGCGACTTTGGGCGTGAGTATGGCTATTGCTCGTGCAAGTGCGCAATCTTTGAGATTGCCTCTTTATCGTTATTTAGGTGGAAGTAATGCACTTACACTCCCAACACCTATGCTTAATATCATTAATGGTGGTTCTCACGCAGATAACACTGTGGATTTTCAAGAGTATATGATTATGCCCTTAGGTTTTGATACTTTTGCCGAGAGTTTGCGTGCATCAGCTGAAATTTATCATCATCTTAAAGCAATCCTCAAAGGAAACGGACATATTACAAGCATTGGTGATGAGGGTGGATTCGCTCCTAATTTAAAAAACAATGAAGAACCCATAGAAATTATTTTAAAGGCTATTGAACAAGCTGGCTATAAGCCGCTTGATGAAATTGCTATTGCGCTAGATGTGGCAAGTAGCGAGCTTGTAGATGAGAATGGTATGTATCATTTAGCAGGAGAGGGTAAAGTGCTTGATAGTGCGGGTATGATTGCATATTATGAGAATCTTGTAGCAAAATACCCTATTGTTTCTATTGAAGATGGCTTAAGTGAAGATGATTGGGAGGGGTGGAAACTTTTAACACAAAAGCTAGGTGATAAGATTCAGCTTGTGGGCGATGATTTGTTTGTTACAAATAAAAAAATTCTTCAAGAAGGTATTGAGAAAAATATAGCTAATGCGATTTTGATTAAACCTAATCAAATTGGTAGCGTGAGCGAAACGATGCAATCTGTGCGCCTTGCTCAACGCAATAACTATAAATGTATAATGAGTCATCGTAGTGGAGAAAGTGAGGATACATTTATTGCAGATTTTGCTGTGGCGCTTAATACAGGCGAGATTAAAACGGGTTCAACCGCAAGAAGTGAGCGGATTGCAAAATATAATCGTTTGCTTGAAATTGAGCGAGAGATTAGTGATGCGGAATATATTGGGAAAACACTTTTTAAACATTAG
- a CDS encoding shikimate kinase, translating into MENIVLIGFMGSGKTTIGREIALLGGRFLLDTDQIIEQNMGKSIREIFESVGESGFRRIESQLILWLSANVKNAVIATGGGMPIYNDVSYLGKVFWLDMGFESILKRLNAKEQEKRPLMGDVSKVRQLYDERKSMYKNQSKYIISGDASAKEIARRIVECVDKEVQ; encoded by the coding sequence GTGGAAAATATAGTTTTAATTGGTTTTATGGGAAGTGGCAAAACAACCATAGGGAGAGAAATTGCATTGCTTGGCGGACGCTTTTTGCTTGATACTGACCAAATTATAGAACAAAATATGGGAAAGAGTATAAGAGAAATTTTTGAATCAGTAGGTGAGAGTGGTTTTAGACGCATAGAATCCCAACTTATTTTATGGCTTTCTGCTAATGTTAAAAATGCTGTAATTGCTACTGGAGGAGGTATGCCTATTTATAACGATGTGAGTTATTTAGGTAAAGTATTTTGGCTTGATATGGGTTTTGAAAGCATTTTGAAGCGATTAAATGCCAAAGAACAAGAAAAGCGTCCGCTTATGGGTGATGTTTCAAAAGTGAGGCAGCTTTATGATGAACGTAAGAGTATGTATAAAAACCAATCCAAATATATTATCAGCGGAGATGCTTCTGCAAAGGAAATCGCGCGTAGAATTGTAGAATGCGTAGATAAAGAGGTGCAGTAG
- a CDS encoding Gfo/Idh/MocA family protein has product MDKPIRIALFGIGKMGQNHLRILSMLKDVEIAFLYDTNEELSSVMSERFGVKILKDIDEDLKSCDGAIIVTPTFTHFDYINKVSDYVKNIFVEKPLTNTLESTQIILTLAKEKSLNIQVGFIERYNPAVATLKNILTHNTHKIINIDFIRTNKMSSRITDCDVVIDLMIHDIDLALNFNGDVRDIYAHGVVMNDMIEYARACIIHTNGSFSNIVASRITEKRRRQISITTDSEYIDCNLLRKEVFVDKQSVEQRLDNVSISANTETIEVRGQESLLSELIDFVNLCKNISPQAKSNRPNQNDGMKAMQIAHQIQDIIHSANK; this is encoded by the coding sequence ATGGATAAACCTATCAGAATAGCGCTTTTTGGCATAGGCAAAATGGGGCAAAATCACCTTAGAATCTTAAGTATGCTTAAAGATGTAGAAATTGCATTTTTGTATGATACAAACGAAGAACTTTCATCGGTGATGAGTGAGCGTTTTGGAGTGAAAATACTCAAAGATATTGATGAGGATTTAAAAAGCTGCGATGGCGCAATTATCGTAACGCCTACTTTTACACACTTTGATTATATTAATAAAGTAAGTGATTATGTTAAAAATATTTTTGTAGAAAAGCCATTGACAAACACTTTAGAATCTACCCAAATCATTCTCACACTCGCAAAGGAAAAATCGCTTAACATTCAAGTAGGTTTCATTGAACGCTATAATCCTGCTGTGGCTACTTTGAAAAATATTCTTACGCACAATACTCATAAAATTATTAATATTGATTTTATCCGCACGAATAAAATGAGTTCGCGTATTACAGATTGCGATGTGGTGATTGATTTGATGATTCACGATATTGATTTGGCACTTAATTTTAATGGTGATGTGCGTGATATTTATGCACACGGAGTCGTGATGAATGATATGATAGAATATGCAAGAGCGTGTATTATTCATACAAATGGTTCATTTTCTAATATTGTAGCAAGTCGCATTACCGAGAAACGCAGACGTCAAATTAGCATAACAACTGATAGTGAATATATTGATTGCAATTTGCTAAGAAAAGAGGTTTTTGTAGATAAGCAGAGCGTAGAGCAAAGACTTGATAATGTTTCTATTAGTGCCAATACTGAAACTATTGAGGTAAGGGGACAAGAATCACTTTTGTCAGAACTCATTGATTTTGTGAATCTATGCAAAAATATATCTCCACAAGCAAAATCAAATCGTCCCAATCAAAACGATGGTATGAAAGCTATGCAAATTGCACATCAGATTCAAGATATTATCCATAGCGCTAATAAGTAA
- a CDS encoding DegT/DnrJ/EryC1/StrS family aminotransferase — MEFINLKAQYEQQKSEIDNAIQDVLHSSQFIMGKAVEELESHLSSYVGAKNAIACSSGTDALILALMALDIKNGDEVITSPFSFIASVEAIMLLGAKPIFVDIDEKTYNLDSTKLENAITKHTKAIIPVAIFGQMADMQAINAIALKHNIPVIEDAAQSFGATQRYNDKILKSCNASMFATTSFFPSKPLGCYGDGGAVFTNDEKFAQKIRYLLNHGQTKRYEHSFIGLNARLDALQAAILNVKIKYLDSEIAKRQEIARIYDENLRNVIIPFIQKGNVSAYAQYSIRTKNRAQLIEKLTKAHIPYAVHYPIALHLQEVVRKVYGYKKGDFPISEVVCDEILSLPFSPFLSAKEQDQVIKAVNG, encoded by the coding sequence ATGGAATTTATTAATCTTAAAGCGCAGTATGAGCAGCAAAAAAGTGAAATTGATAATGCAATACAAGATGTGTTACATTCTTCGCAGTTTATTATGGGCAAAGCTGTTGAGGAGCTAGAATCGCACCTTTCTTCGTATGTAGGTGCTAAAAATGCTATTGCGTGCAGTAGCGGAACAGATGCTTTAATTTTAGCTTTAATGGCACTTGATATAAAAAATGGTGATGAAGTCATTACTTCGCCATTTAGTTTTATTGCAAGCGTGGAAGCAATTATGCTTCTTGGTGCAAAGCCAATATTTGTGGATATTGATGAGAAGACTTATAATCTTGATAGCACAAAGCTTGAGAATGCTATCACAAAGCATACAAAAGCGATTATTCCTGTCGCGATTTTTGGGCAAATGGCAGATATGCAAGCTATAAATGCTATTGCATTAAAGCATAATATCCCTGTCATTGAAGATGCAGCCCAAAGCTTTGGGGCAACTCAAAGATACAATGATAAGATTTTGAAATCTTGCAATGCGAGTATGTTTGCCACTACTAGCTTTTTTCCAAGTAAGCCATTAGGGTGTTATGGCGATGGAGGAGCAGTTTTTACAAATGATGAGAAATTTGCACAAAAAATACGTTATTTGCTCAATCACGGGCAGACAAAACGTTATGAGCATAGCTTTATTGGATTAAATGCGAGGCTTGATGCACTTCAAGCAGCAATTCTTAATGTAAAAATAAAATATTTAGATTCTGAAATTGCCAAGCGCCAAGAAATCGCGCGAATTTATGATGAGAATCTTCGCAATGTTATCATTCCTTTTATTCAAAAGGGCAATGTGAGTGCGTATGCACAATATTCAATTCGCACAAAAAATCGCGCACAACTGATAGAAAAGCTCACAAAAGCGCATATTCCCTATGCAGTGCATTATCCGATTGCTTTGCATTTACAAGAAGTTGTACGCAAGGTTTATGGGTATAAAAAGGGTGATTTTCCCATAAGTGAAGTGGTATGTGATGAGATACTTTCTTTGCCTTTTAGCCCATTTTTGAGCGCTAAGGAGCAAGATCAAGTGATAAAGGCTGTAAATGGATAA
- the recA gene encoding recombinase RecA, producing the protein MMIDEKKQKAIELALKQIDKAFGKGALVRLGDKQVEKIDSISTGSLGLDMALGIGGVPKGRIIEIYGPESSGKTTLSLQIVAECQRNGGICAFIDAEHALDVYYAKRLGVDTENILVSQPDTGEQALEILETLTRSGAVDLIVIDSVAALTPKAEIEGDMGDQHVGLQARLMSHALRKITGVLHKMNATLIFINQIRMKIGTMGYGSPETTTGGNALKFYASVRIDVRRIATLKQNDQQIGNRTKAKVVKNKVAPPFREAEFDIMFGEGISKEGEIIDYGIKLDIIDKSGAWLSYNDKKLGQGRENAKIVLKENKALADEITAKIKEQIGSKDEILPLPDEPETDE; encoded by the coding sequence ATTATGATAGATGAAAAGAAGCAAAAAGCAATTGAGCTTGCTTTGAAGCAAATTGATAAAGCATTTGGCAAAGGTGCTTTAGTGCGTTTAGGTGATAAGCAAGTTGAAAAAATTGATAGTATTTCCACAGGCTCACTTGGGCTTGATATGGCACTTGGTATTGGTGGTGTGCCCAAAGGGAGGATTATTGAAATTTATGGTCCAGAATCTAGTGGTAAAACAACGCTTAGCCTACAAATTGTAGCAGAATGCCAAAGAAATGGAGGAATTTGCGCATTTATTGATGCTGAACACGCTCTTGATGTGTATTATGCTAAGCGTTTGGGCGTGGATACAGAGAATATTCTTGTATCTCAACCTGACACTGGTGAGCAAGCTCTTGAGATTTTAGAAACTCTTACGCGCAGTGGTGCGGTGGATTTGATAGTGATAGATTCAGTAGCTGCACTTACGCCTAAAGCAGAGATTGAAGGTGATATGGGAGACCAGCACGTAGGGCTTCAAGCGCGACTTATGAGTCACGCATTGCGTAAAATTACAGGTGTGCTTCATAAGATGAATGCAACCTTAATTTTTATTAACCAGATTCGTATGAAAATTGGCACAATGGGTTATGGTAGCCCTGAAACAACCACAGGTGGAAATGCACTTAAATTTTATGCAAGTGTACGTATTGATGTGCGCCGTATTGCCACACTCAAACAAAATGACCAGCAAATTGGTAATCGCACAAAAGCAAAAGTGGTAAAAAATAAAGTCGCTCCACCTTTTCGCGAAGCAGAATTTGATATTATGTTTGGCGAGGGGATTAGTAAGGAGGGTGAGATTATTGATTATGGTATCAAGCTTGATATTATTGACAAAAGTGGTGCGTGGTTAAGCTATAATGATAAAAAGCTTGGACAAGGGCGCGAGAATGCTAAAATTGTTTTGAAAGAAAACAAAGCTCTTGCTGATGAGATTACGGCTAAAATTAAAGAGCAAATTGGTTCAAAAGACGAGATTTTGCCTTTGCCTGATGAACCAGAAACCGATGAGTAG
- a CDS encoding efflux RND transporter permease subunit gives MLTKIIEFSLKQRMIVVLSAIMLFIFGIYSFFTIPIDAFPDVSSTQVKIILKAPGMAPEEVENRVVRPLELELLGLPNQKSLRSLSKYGIADITLDFNDGTDIYLARNMVNEKLSMVMDDLPSGVSGGLAPIVTPLSDMFMFTIESANDSLSEVQKRQLLDFTIRPALRNIKGVADVNRLGGYAKAIVVVPDFNDMARLGISMSDLQKTLEANLKNDGAGRVSRDGENFLVKIQTASTNIEEIKSIPIITKFGYVRLRNFCDVVESHMTRLGLTTIDGKGETTLGLVLSLKGANSRDAIAEIKIKLEELKDELPQGTELRVFYDRSELTQKAVNNVIKTLAEAVVLIVILLFLFLGDVRAAVAVSVILPLSIAIAFVMMRHYGISANLMSLGGLAIAVGILVDSAVVMVENAFEKLSLTKNSPKLHTIYRACKEISVSVFSGILIIIIFFVPILTLEGLEGKFFVPLAQTIVFALLGSLTLSMTVIPVVSSFVLKATQHHETKLTQFFHKMYAPMLNFALTKTKLLLAGAACFLVFSFSLFPFIGSAFMPTLQEGDLVLNIESSPSISLEQSRDVILLMQKELLARVPEIKSIVGRTGADEVGLDPAGFNQTDAFISFKPKEQWQAKNMEEVEDKIRDVVSEFKGMNIALVQPIDMRISEMLTGVRGDLAIKIFGLEIEKLNELSAQIVDILKDIRGSSEVFTTFNKGVNYLYVTPWHSVMANTGISSDEFTKFMRSSLEGIMVTYIPQGFTRIPVIIRQDADIASDITKLKSLQMSSPDGNSVPISSIADIEEIDGPVQIQREQGRRYSVVRSNVIGRDLGGFVEEAKQKINAQVQLPEGYSITYGGQFENQQRANKRLSTVIPLSILAIFFILFFTFKSISLSLLILLNIPFAVTGGFISLFLSGEYISVPASVGFIALFGIAVLNGVVMVGYFLHLLKEGYSIDDTIVIGAKRRLRPVLMTAFIAGLGLIPMLLSTGVGSEVQKPLAIVVLGGLVTSSMLTLLLLPPLFRIVVRKFGV, from the coding sequence ATGCTAACTAAAATTATAGAATTTTCTCTCAAGCAACGTATGATTGTAGTGCTTAGTGCCATTATGCTTTTTATATTTGGCATATATTCATTTTTTACAATCCCCATTGATGCGTTTCCAGATGTTTCTTCCACGCAAGTAAAAATTATTCTCAAAGCCCCCGGAATGGCGCCAGAAGAGGTAGAAAATCGCGTTGTGCGTCCGCTTGAGCTTGAACTCCTTGGGCTACCCAACCAAAAAAGTTTGCGCAGTCTTTCAAAATATGGTATTGCGGATATTACGCTTGATTTTAATGATGGCACTGACATTTATCTCGCCCGCAATATGGTAAATGAAAAACTCTCTATGGTTATGGACGATTTACCATCGGGTGTAAGTGGTGGGCTTGCACCGATTGTAACGCCACTTAGTGATATGTTTATGTTTACTATTGAAAGTGCAAATGATTCTTTATCAGAAGTGCAGAAACGACAGCTCCTTGATTTTACAATCCGCCCTGCCCTGCGCAACATAAAAGGTGTAGCTGATGTCAATCGCTTAGGTGGATATGCGAAAGCCATTGTGGTTGTGCCTGATTTCAATGATATGGCAAGACTTGGCATTAGTATGAGTGATTTGCAAAAAACACTTGAAGCAAATCTCAAAAATGATGGTGCAGGACGTGTATCTCGCGATGGTGAAAATTTCCTCGTAAAGATACAAACAGCTTCAACAAATATTGAAGAAATCAAGAGTATTCCTATTATCACAAAATTTGGCTATGTGCGCTTAAGAAATTTCTGCGATGTAGTTGAAAGCCATATGACACGACTTGGGCTCACAACTATTGATGGTAAGGGAGAAACAACACTTGGCTTGGTATTATCCTTAAAAGGTGCAAACTCACGCGATGCAATCGCTGAAATTAAAATAAAACTAGAAGAGCTCAAAGATGAATTGCCTCAAGGCACAGAACTCCGAGTATTTTACGATCGCTCGGAGCTTACACAAAAAGCAGTAAATAATGTTATTAAAACTCTTGCCGAAGCTGTGGTACTCATAGTCATTTTACTTTTTTTGTTTTTAGGCGATGTGCGCGCAGCAGTTGCTGTGAGTGTGATTTTACCCCTCTCCATAGCCATAGCCTTTGTAATGATGCGCCATTATGGCATTTCTGCAAACTTAATGAGTCTTGGCGGACTTGCTATTGCAGTGGGTATTTTGGTAGATTCCGCAGTTGTTATGGTTGAAAATGCCTTTGAAAAATTAAGTCTGACTAAGAACTCACCAAAACTCCATACTATTTATCGCGCCTGTAAAGAAATCTCTGTTTCTGTGTTTAGCGGGATTCTCATCATTATTATTTTCTTTGTGCCAATTCTTACTCTTGAAGGCTTAGAGGGCAAGTTTTTTGTGCCGCTCGCTCAAACGATTGTATTTGCCCTTCTTGGCTCACTCACACTCTCTATGACTGTGATTCCCGTAGTAAGTTCTTTTGTTTTAAAAGCTACTCAACACCACGAAACAAAACTCACGCAATTTTTTCACAAGATGTATGCTCCTATGCTCAATTTTGCCCTTACAAAAACAAAACTTTTGCTTGCGGGAGCTGCGTGCTTTCTCGTTTTTAGTTTCTCACTTTTTCCTTTCATCGGAAGTGCTTTTATGCCCACTCTCCAAGAAGGCGATTTAGTGCTCAATATAGAATCTAGTCCCTCTATTTCTTTAGAACAAAGTCGCGATGTCATACTTTTAATGCAAAAAGAACTCTTAGCGCGTGTGCCAGAGATTAAAAGTATTGTTGGACGCACAGGAGCTGATGAAGTGGGGCTTGACCCAGCAGGTTTTAATCAAACTGATGCGTTTATATCCTTTAAACCAAAAGAGCAATGGCAAGCAAAAAATATGGAAGAAGTAGAAGATAAAATTCGTGATGTTGTGAGCGAATTTAAAGGTATGAATATTGCCCTTGTGCAACCTATTGATATGAGAATCTCCGAAATGCTTACAGGTGTACGTGGGGATTTGGCGATTAAAATTTTTGGCTTAGAGATTGAAAAACTCAATGAATTAAGCGCTCAAATTGTAGATATTCTTAAAGATATTCGTGGCTCATCAGAGGTTTTTACCACTTTTAATAAAGGAGTAAATTATCTTTATGTAACGCCTTGGCACTCTGTAATGGCAAATACAGGCATTTCCAGTGATGAATTTACAAAATTTATGCGCTCTAGTTTAGAGGGCATAATGGTAACATATATTCCTCAAGGTTTTACAAGAATCCCTGTCATTATTCGTCAAGATGCTGATATTGCCTCTGATATTACCAAGCTCAAAAGCTTACAAATGAGCTCTCCTGATGGTAATTCTGTGCCCATTAGCTCAATAGCTGATATTGAAGAAATTGATGGACCTGTGCAGATTCAAAGGGAACAGGGTAGGCGTTATAGTGTCGTGCGAAGCAATGTAATAGGACGTGATTTGGGTGGTTTTGTTGAAGAAGCAAAACAAAAAATCAATGCACAAGTGCAATTACCGGAGGGATATTCTATCACTTATGGAGGACAATTTGAGAATCAACAACGTGCAAATAAACGCCTCTCCACCGTTATTCCCTTGAGTATTCTTGCTATCTTTTTTATCCTCTTTTTTACCTTTAAGTCTATTTCTCTCTCCTTGCTTATTTTACTCAACATTCCCTTTGCTGTTACAGGTGGATTCATCTCACTTTTCTTATCGGGTGAATATATTTCTGTGCCTGCATCTGTGGGATTTATCGCACTTTTTGGAATCGCTGTTCTTAATGGCGTAGTAATGGTAGGATATTTCTTACACCTCCTTAAAGAGGGATATAGTATTGACGATACAATTGTTATTGGAGCAAAAAGACGTCTGCGCCCGGTGCTAATGACAGCATTTATCGCTGGGCTTGGGCTTATCCCTATGCTTTTATCCACAGGTGTAGGCAGTGAAGTGCAAAAACCCCTTGCTATTGTAGTGCTAGGTGGGCTTGTAACCTCATCAATGCTTACTCTTCTTCTTTTGCCGCCACTTTTTAGAATCGTTGTGCGCAAATTTGGGGTGTAG